Part of the Candidatus Brocadia sinica JPN1 genome, AGGTACGTTTCAGTTAGAGCAGTGTATTGCATGCCACTCGGTTATGACTCCGGGAATTGTAAGGGATTATAAGAAGAGCGCTCATTCGAGGGCAGAACCGAGCCCAACGGGTTGTGACACCTGTCATGGCAATAACCACCAGAAGCTGACCATGCCGTCATCCAAGGCTTGCGGCACCAGTGAATGCCACGAGACGCAGTACAGCGAGTCTGGCCAGGGTGGTATTGGTTCGCATGCTTCCTGTTCGAGCTTTGCCCAGGTGGAATGCGCATGGTCAATTGAGAGACCGCCAGGGGATACGGCAGGTTGCACATTTTGTCACACCAGCTCAGAAGAAAGGTGCAGCACCTGCCACCAGAGGCATCAGTTTGATCCGAAGGTTGCAAGGAAGGCAGAGCAATGCAAGACATGCCACTGGGGTAAGGATCACAGGGACTGGGAGGCTTATGATATTGGTCTCCATGGTACCGTATATCAGGTGAACAAGTGGGATCCAAAGCAGTTCGACTTCTCAAAGAAGTTGGCTGATGCAGATTATGTTGGTCCAACCTGCCAGTATTGCCATATGAGGGGTGGTCACCACAACGTACAGAGATTCAGCACGGTATATACCAGTATGGGTATGTCCATGGCTGACCGTGGCGCTCCGATCTGGAAAGAGAAGAGGGATCGTTGGGCATCAGTGTGCGACGATTGTCACTCACCCAGGTTTGCAAAGGAAAACTTACAGGCCTTGGATGAATCCGTTAAGGATGCAGGTTTAAAGTATCGTGAGACATTCAAGGTAGCTGAAGACCTTGTCAAGGATGGTGTTGCTGATCCAATGCCAAAAGATCTGTGTCCTGACTGGTCAGGTCAGCATATCTGGAGTTTGAAGATCGGCGCATATCATGATGGTCCTGAATACGGTGGAAAGACTGGTGAGTCAGGTGAGTTCAGGATGTCGAACTGCTCAGATATTGAAAGGCTGTGCTTTGAAAGTGTAGGATACTTCCAGACATACATCTACAAGGGTATGGCACACGGTTCATGGAACGATGCTACGTACTCGGATGGTTCGTTCGGTATGGATCGTTGGTTGGTCAATGTGAAGCAGGATGCTTCTCAGGCAAGGAGACTTGCAGCCATCGAGAAGAAGGTTGGCATTACCTGGGTTCCGGAGAGTTTCTGGAAGACGGGCGAATGGCTTGATCAGTTGACAGGTCCTTACATTGTGAAGAATCACCCTGGAAAGACGATCTTCGATCTGTGTCCGGATCCAGGTTGGTTAGATACGCACCATGCGCCTGCTGAGGAAGTTGAGTACATCAACAGAAAATTGCTGGAGTTAGGCATGAAGGATGGTAAACCTCATCATGGTGAAGGAAAAATTGACGAAGGCGCAAGATCAATGGGGAAGACGCATTAATTTGTAATATCCGTTTTCCCGTATGTAGTGATGAATGAAAGGGAGCTGTGCAATGTTTGCACAGCTTCTTTTTTTTTATGTAAAAAAGTTGAAATCAGAGAATTTTCAAATATACTTAATACGCTACATTTTCGTGTATGGTGCATTTATTAATGGTATTACGGAGAGTCTATGAAGATATATAAACCTTTATTGTTTTTACTTGTTGTGGCTCTTCTTTGCCTGCCAATTGCTTGTGAGAAGGCGAAGAATCATATTGAGATTGCCCATGATTTCGTGGTGGAAGAAAAGCTAGATGAGGCAGTGGCCGAATACACAAAAGCTATTGAGGCAAATACCAATCTTGTTGATGCATTTTGTGGAAGAGGCGATGTTTATTTAAAGCAGGGAAAACTGGAAGATGCGGCGATCGATTTCCGGAAAGCGATTGATATTAATCCGAATCATATCGATGCCCATAAGAAGCTTGCGGAGACTTTTATTCAAATTGGAGCCCCGGATGATGAATTTCAAAAGCGTTTTAAGGCGATTGAAAAGGAACCTGATAATCCGCTTTCCTATGTAGATCTGGGTGTATTTTATCATAAGCTGGAACAGGATATAGACGCCATTGATCAATACAAAAAGGCGTTGGAACTTGACCCGGAAAATCCTTATATCATGTTTAACCTCGGCGTGGGATATTTAGATATGGGCTTATATGAGGACGCAGAAGGTATATTTCAAAAGGCTATAGAAATTGATCCGGCATATGATAATGCGCATTATAACCTTGCCGTGTCTATGCACAAGCAGGGAAAGATTGATGAGGCTATAAAAGAACTGAATAAGACACTCGAGGTTAATCCCAAATATTCTGATGCCTATGTCGTGTTCGGTTTAATTAAACTGAAAGAAAAGAAGTTTGAGGAGGCCATTGCAGAATATAACAAGGCCATGGAGATAAACCCAGACAACCTTGAGGCCCGCTATCAAAGGGCGATTGTCTTTGCCTTACAGGAAAGATATGAAGATGCATTAGCTGAAAACATGAAAGTGTTGGAAAAAAACCCAAAGCATGCCAATGCGGCATATAATATTGGTGTGATCTATCACAGGACGGACCGACTCGACAAAGCTATGGAGTGGTATGATAAAATAGCCAAAAAAATTGATCCACTTTATGAAGATGCCTATTACAACAGGGGTCAAATCTATTCTATGAAAGGGGATCACAGCAAGGCATATAGTGATTTTATCACGTATTCGTATATTACAAAGTGGAGAACGGGAAAAGACCCTGCGGTAGTCTATAAGCAGGATGAGATTAAGGAAATGTTCTTGTCTTCAGTGCCAGCCTTAAAAGGTCAGGTAAAGGATCAGGAATTGGAATTGAAATCAAATTAACATGGTAAAACGATTATTAATTGCTGGAATTATTATGCTGTTGATTTCCCTACCTTGTGGAATCGCAAAAGAAGTCACATCGTCAGGTGACAGATATTTTGATGATGGACGATTGGACGAGGCCATTCGTGAGTATGAGAAGTTGCTTGGAAAAAATAAGAAACAGCCTGAGATTTATTTTAAGCTGGGAAATGCCTATTGCAAAAAAGGGAATCTGGAAAAGGCATTAGAAGCATTTAATCTGGCTACCCAATTCAAGCCGGATTATGCAGATGCGTATCAAAGGTTGTCTGAAGTAAGTATGCAGATCGGAGTACCCGAGGATGAGCTTAGGGTTTGCTTGAAAAAAGTGCAAAAAGACCCTAATAATGCAGATTCACATCTTCAGTTGGGTTTGATTTATTATAAGCGCAATCTTTTTGATGAGGCCAGGAGAGAATACGAAACGGCGATAGGACTCGATCCCAGGAAGGCAGAGGCATATTTTAATCTCGGTGTTTTGTACCAGGATTTTAATACCCACGATAAGGCGGCTGAAATGTATAAAAAAGCGATTGAGGTATCTCCGAACTATGATAAGGCGCATTTTAATCTGGGAATTTCTTACTATCAGATGGGGCGTGTGGAGGAGGCTGTTTCTGCTTATAAACGAGTTATTGAAATAAATCCGAAATATGCAGAAGCGTATGTGAATTTGGGGATTGCTTGTTTTGTAAAAGGATTGTATAGCGATGCCCTTGAAGCCTTAAAGAAGGCTTTGTCGCAATGCTCAAACATTGCCAAGATTCACTATTATCTTGGCAATGTTTATCATAAGATGCACAAAACGGACGAGGCAATAGTTGAATACAAAAAGGCTGTAGAATTCAATCCAAGATTGGTTGCACCACACTTTAATTTAGGTGTTATTTATCTGAAGGAGAAGATGGTGGATCAGGCCATCAAAGAATTTACAAATGTAATTGTGCTTGATCATGATTATGCCGATGCCTATCAAAAACGCAGCAAAGCCTATGAATTGAAGGGTGACAGGGTAAATGCACAGAGCGATTACAATTCCTACCAGCATGCCAAATCGGCCTTTGCAAGGATTTACAAGGAAGAGAACGTATCCTCTTATTATGAAGGTTCAAGTCCTGATAAATAAGTATGGAAAGCACAAAATAGGGTAACTATTAGTGCACTTCTTTGCCTTTATCTTCCTTTTTACTAGCTTCTTTGACAGTTTTTCCGGTTTCTGGTTCATGATCTTTTACACATCGGAAGCCAATGCTCTTGTTTCTGTCCTCTGGTTTTCCAAATATCCTTACGGCACATCGCATTTTATATGCATAGGGGGCAAATAATGATCCCCCTTTGATTACTCGCATGCCAGTGCTGGTTTCTGGTCCTTTTGGATTTACGCTTGGGCTGGTTTGGTAATAATCCGGGTGATACCAATCGTTGCACCATTCCGAAACACTGCCGATTAAATCCAGGCATCCATATAGGCTCGCTCCATATTCAAAACTACCTACAGACAACGGCGCATCAGGGCCGACATTGCTTCGTTTGGCGTCCCACACATTGCCCCAGGGAAATCTGCGCCCGTCAGTTCCCCTGGCGGCCTTCTCCCACTCGGCTTCCGTGGGTAAGCGTTTCCCTGCCCATGCGGCATAAGCATATGCATCATACCAGTCGACACGAGTTACAGGATAATCCGGGTAATCATAATAGGGATAATCCCATCCTGTGTGAGGTGTTCCAGGAGTATGGTCTTTGCCTTTTGGTTCACCCGGGAAACATTTACTGTGGTCGCCGGTGCTTTTTATATATTGCAAAAATTCCCAATATTGGGCATTGGTGACCTCGTATTTATCAATAGAGTATGTATCTAAATATACTTCATGTTGGGGGGTTTCTTCAGGAATAAATTCGTCTTCCAGTGTACCCATAATAAACTTTCCAGCAGGGACTAACGCCATTTCATTCCATTTTTCCCGATTTTCAGCCAAGGCTTTTTTCATCCTTTCATCCCGTTCAGCCAGGGTTAGCTCCTTGCGTTGACCCTTTTCGGATGGTTTTAGCCCTTTTTCTAATTTATTTATGTAAATTTTAACATCCTGCAATGTCTTTTGGTGATTTTCACTTAACTTTGTTTCAGATGGTTGTGCTTCCAATAATGCTTTACATTTGTCGAGATGGGCTAAGGCTTCCTTTTGATTTCCAAGCTTCCAATAAACACCTCCCATATGAAAATGGAGAGAAGGAAGTTCTGGTTTTAATGTTTCAGCCTTTTTGTATTCTTCTAAAGCGCCCTCAAAATCGTTCAGTTCTTCGCGCAGTCGATTCCCTTCCATAATGTGATACATGGCTGCTTTCATCTTTTCTTCTGGTGTAGCATCTGGAGAAAGGTTAATTTCTATTTTTTTGTCAGGAACAGAAGTCTTTTTCCCGGCTGAAGATTTGGAAAGAAGTTGCGTCCCGTCTTTTCTGCAAAATTTTTCTCCAGGATTTGCCTTTTCCTTACAGGTTGGACATATGAAATCTTCCTCGGTGAATTCAGCAAGTTCTTTGCCGTCCACACTGCAGAAATTGACATCTCCCGGGTATATTCTGTTACATTCCGGGCAAAGTTTATTCTTGAGAACATTTTCCTTTGTTTTTAATGAAGATTCTCTTTTGGGGAGTGGATTTTGTGCTTCATTATTGACCGTATCGGCCAGAACAATATTGTATTGTGATGCAGTGAACATAACAAACAGAATAAGCAAATATACAAAATTCACGAAAACGACCTCCTTTAAACCTATAGTATAAACGGACTGGATATATATAAAAAAGAGATACGTTAAAGTACCTCTTTTTGCGTGTTAGTTATAAACAATTTTGTTGGTCCTAAGGTTTCTTTTCTGCCATCTCAATGCCGTGAGCTTCTTTTTCGAGTTTCCAGTTTGACCATTCTCCCCATTCAACATATTTTTTGCCATCGGACAGCCAATATTGCGTTCCTTCTCTTTCCCGCGAACAGGTGAGGTTTTCTACCGCGCGTGCTTGTGTCTGCTTTATAACTTTGAAGAAAAGGCAATCGACCTGATGGAAGTTAATTTCAGAATTGTTCTTTACTTCCTTCATCTCAAGATCTTCAAATGTCAGTTTTTTCTCATTAAATTTTTTTTCATCTACGGGAATTTCATAGGTGGTTATTTCGGTTACTTTAATTGAGACAGGGTTAGGTTTTTCATCGATCCAGGGTATTTGTACCGTACCCTCATAAGGTGCAAACGACTGGTGAAAACTCGGTGACTCCTTACCGGGTTGTTTGGTAGTATCTATAATTCCCCCTCCTGCGTGTTGTGCTTGAACGGTATTTCCCTTTATAATAAAGGTACTTAATAGTATTGATATACCGAGCGCAAGGGAAAAGACCGAAACAGTACATTTCTTAAAATGGATATTCATTTTTTTTCCTTCTGTAAAAGTTCGTGTGAAAATATTTAAGTAGCGAAATTCTAACATGAAAATAGCTTGTTTGTCAATTGTTATAGAAGCGGCTAATTTTGCGGGAAATTTTAAAAAAGTGTACCTGAAAGGGCTGATCTCACAGCTTTTAAAAAATGACTTGAACAACGACAAACTTTGTGGTAGAATCCCCGAACTTTGGTTTTGTTCAATTTTCTCCTATATACAAAATAAACTTTGAAGTATTTTATCCCTAAATTACATTTATAAATAACGAAGATTTATAGATATACTAAAAACAAAGGCACTCATTCAAAAAGATCTTTAGGAGGTATTTATGGAGCGGTTGAAGCAGTTGTTGGGATTTATTCAGAGAAGAAAAAAGCTGGTAGGCTTCTTCACCATAATAGTGTTGGTTGTCTTTTTTGTTACCATAAGAAAAGTTTACCACTATTCAGAGACGAGCGAGTTTTGCGCTAGTTGTCATGAAATGAAAATTCATTATGATTCATTCAAGGCATCAAAGCATCATAATGAACATGTTGAGAATTGTCACGCCTGTCATGTTGGCCCAGGACTCAAAGGGTATGCTCATGCAAAACTCAGCGATGGAACGCACGATTCTTTAATGCATTCATTTCAGGCCTATACTGATGGCGCATTTATCGAGATTGCTGAAGATAGTCTTGAGATACTGAATGGGAATTGTGTCCGCTGTCATTCAGAAGGTTTTACAAAAGATAAATCCCATATTGAATTTGTTTTAAAAAGTACCAAGCACCGTACAGAAGGTACCCATGGGATATCACTTAAAAAGCTGACATGTACAGATTGCCATTTGGGAGTAGTTCATCCGCACATGCCCGGTGATTTGTTCAAGGCTTATGCGGCAAAGAAGATTAAACCATACGGTACATACGAAGAAACGGATTGCCTGGCTTGTCATAAAATGGCCACACCGGAGGTTGTGAAAGAATGGACAAAAGGTGCACATGCTGCGAAGGGCGTTACTTGTATAAATTGTCATGGAAACGATCATCGCAATATCGCAAAGAAACGAGGTCATGTTTCTGCAACTACCTGCGGCGAATGCCATCAGAACCAATATGTTGACTTCCGCGAAAGTAAACACCTTCAGGGTCATCCTGTAGCAGTTCCAAGTAAATTTGATGTGATTAGTACAAGATTGTTGAATATTGAAGGTTGCAAAGATTGTCATAAGTTAAGTTTGACTTATGAGTTCGATAGGATTGGCGGAAGTTGCGATGCCTGTCATCCAAGTCACAAATTCTCGTTGGAAGAAGCGAAGGCATATGATGCCTGTGAAAAGTGCCATATCGGTGGACCTGAACATTCACAGTTAAATACTGGCAAAGGATCTATCTTTGGTAAGGTCTTGGAGTTACGTCACCAAGGTTTGATTACGAAGGATTTGGTCAAATGTCAATCTTGCCATGGTCCAAACAAATCGCATAATTTTAGTAAATCTTTTATACCAAAAGAAATTGATGTGTTGCTTTTTGGAGGCTATGGATATTTGAAGCCACGTACAACACATCAGTAGTGCCAAATTAACTTGAAATAATCCTGTGATTGACTTAACATTAATCCCACCGTCGAAAAACGGTGGGATTTTTTTTATCAGCACAGAATATTTGTTTTTCATAAGCTGTATCGCATGTGTCTATTTCTTGCACATGGGTACTTAATTTACGAATGAAAGGGCAAAGATGGGAAAGAATCTGGTACAGAAAATTTTAGATTCGCATCTTGTATCTGGCAAACGAAAAGGCGGTGAAGAGATTGCTATTTCTATCGATCAGACTCTTACACAAGATGCTACCGGCACCATGGCGTATCTCCAGTTTGAAGCCATGGGTATACCTAAAGTGAAGACGAAACTTTCGGTAAGTTACGTTGATCATAATATGCTCCAGACCGGTTTTGAAAACTTTGACGACCATTTATTCCTCCAAAGCATTGCTAAAAAATATGGTGTTTATTTTTCCAAACCTGGAAATGGTATCTGTCATCAGGTACATTTAGAGCGTTTTGGCGTACCCGGAGAAACCTTACTGGGTTCTGACAGCCATACACCCACATGTGGCGGGCTGGGTATGATCGCTATTGGTGCAGGTGGGCTGGATGTGGCCATTGCAATGGCCGGTGGATCATTTTATATCACGATGCCAAAGGTGGTATTGGTAAAACTGAGTGGTACATTGCAACCATGGGTTACGGCAAAAGATGTCATATTGGAATTATTGAGAAGGTTAACGGTCAAGGGCGGTGTAGGCAAAATATTTGAATATGGAGGTGAAGGAGTAAAGACTCTTTCCGTCACAGAACGCGCCACAATTACGAATATGGGTGCAGAACTTGGGGCGCTTACCTCTCTGTTCCCAAGCGATGCACAAACGAAAAAATATTTAAAGATGCAGGGAAGAGAGGCCGTCTGGAAACCATTAAAAGCCGATGCCAGTGCAAAATATGACGACGTTATTGAGATTGACCTTTCAACCCTGGAACCGTTGATTGCCAGACCACACAGTCCGGATAATGTTTGCAAGGTGAGTGAAATAAAAGGCACAAAAGTTCAACAAGTTTGTATCGGAAGCTGTACCAACTCATCGTATCATGACCTTATGGTTGCTGCTGCGATGTTAAAGGGACGAAAGGTACATTCGGATGTGAGTCTTACCATTTCTCCAGGTTCGAAACAGGTGCTGGAGATGATTGCGAAAAATGGCGCATTGGCAGACATGATTGCCGCAGGTGCGCGTGTGATCGAGGTGGCCTGTGGACCTTGCATTGGGATGGGGCAAGCTCCGCCTTCCGGAGGGGTTTCGGTGAGATCGTTTAACAGGAACTTTGAGGGACGAAGCGGGACGGCAGATGCACAGGTTTTCCTGGTCAGTCCGGAAACGGCTATAGTGACTGCAATCAATGGTGTTATTAGCGATCCCAGGGAATTTGGTGAACCGATTATTATTAAAGATATCAAAAGGGTTACCATTGATGATAGTATGGTTATTCCTCCTTCGGAAAGGCCAGAGGAAGTAACTATCATCAGAGGTCCAAACATAAAACCTTTGCCAAAAAAGGAACCTATGCCTGATACGCTAACAGGGGACGTCCTCTTAAAGGTGGGGGATAATATTACCACTGATCATATCATGCCGGCAGGGGCAAAGGTTTTGCCACTGCGATCAAATATTCCAGCCATTTCTGAATTTGTATTTGAAAAGGTAGATAAGGAGTTTGTGAGCCGGGCAAAAGAAAAAGGTGGTGGATTCCTGATTGGCGGGGTAAATTACGGTCAGGGTTCAAGCAGAGAGCATGCCGCCCTGGCGCCTATGTATTTAGGAGTAAAGGCGGTTATTGCCAAGTCCTTTGCCCGAATCCATCGGGCAAATCTCGTTAACTTTGGTATCTTACCGTTAACCTTCGAGGATGAGAGTGACTATAATTTATGTGATCAGGGAGACAGTATCGAACTACCTGACATAAAGAATAGATTAACGTCCGGGGGCAAGGTCATCATAAATAATTTGACAAAGAATAAGGAAATAAAGGTGAAACACACATTAACCCCTCGTGAGATCGATATCCTTTGCGTTGGCGGTTTATTGAATTATCAGGCGCAAAGCAGTAAATAAAACAAAATGTGACTATAGATATTGCTGTTTATTTTTATCCCTGAAAAGATATCCTGTGAGATAAAGCCATGAGAGTCCTTGGCATTTCTGGTTCTCCTATTTATGATAGCAATACAGATAGGGCATTAAAAGTGGCTTTGGAGGCTACTGGCCTGAAAACGGAATTCATAAAACTGGCAAACTATTCCCTTACTCCATGCAGGGCATGTCTCGGTTGTGTAAAAACAAACAGATGCGTAAATATTCGTGATGATGGAGTTTTTCTGGCAGAGAAGGCAAAAGAGGCCGATGCGTTAATTGTCGCTTGCTATACGCCGTATAGTACGATAGATTCCCTGACGAAGGCCTTTCTGGAACGGCTTTATCCCCTCCGTCATATCCACGGCTTTATGGCAGGCAAACCAGGAGGTGCAATTGTTACCTGTGCAGTCCCTGATAAAAACAAGGCGTTACCTCCTGCCGGTGATATGGGTGTGAATGCCATCATGTTTTATATGATGGAAGAGGGTATGAACTTTGTGGGTGCCGTTAAGATATCGGGAAACGTCCCCTGTATTAAATGCGGGTACGGTAACGAGTGCAAGATGTCCGGTGTGAAGATGATGTTTGGTTCTGATGCAACCGTAGAATCTGTTGGGATAAATAAGTTTGAAAATCAGCAGGATGCCCTGAATGCGGCTAGAGAGCTAGGCAGAAAAATCGCAAAGGTTCTTCGGGATAAATAATTCATAAACAAGTTAAAGGAAAAGAATGGGCAAATTCAGAATGTTTGTGTTTTTGGAGGATATCGTTACCTGACAGTTTACTAAGGAAACTTTGGCCATCAGGTTTTTGTAATTGCCTCTTGAGGGATATCTGTTATTATTATCCATAGCTAATTTATCAGATAAGCACATTTTTTTATAAAAGGAGATAATGTATGAAGCGTATTGGATATCTTGCAGGTGTTGCTATGGTAGCCTTACTTTCAATGGCCTCTTATACTGTCACTAAGGCTTTTGCCGGTGCTGATTGTTGTGGTGCAAAGCAAGCTTCGGCTGCGGAAAAGGCGGAAACGAAATGCGTGGCTTGTGGAAAGGCGATCAGTAATAAAGACAAGGCGGTAAAGGTCGAACACGAGGGGAAAACTGTTTATCTCTGCTGCGAAGGTTGTGCTGAAAAATTTAAAAAGAACCCGGGCGAATGTATGAGAGATAAAGAACAAAAATAAGGATTACACATCCCTCTTGATAGAGGGGAAATGGAATTCTTTATAACTTTTTGCTCCTCATTTCAACGTTTTTGCGAAATTTTGCAGTTAACAATAAAAGGCAGTAAAAGAACAAAACATCAGACAATATTTTGCGAAAAAGGCGTTCCTGTGCTTATAAGGTACATGAACGCCTTTTTTGTTTTCATTGTGATTTTCTTATTCTTTTTCATGGGAATTGTAAAGGGAGAAGATGCTATGCCAGTAAGAGTAGGTGATCCTGCACCTGATTTTCAAGTAAAGGATGATGCAGGGAAGATGCGTACGCTCTCTGAATTTCGCGGTAAAAAGGTAGTGCTCTATTTTTATCCAAAGGATAACACTCCCGGATGTACCAAAGAGGCCTGCAGTTTTCGTGATGGATACAGCACCTTGCTGGAGGCTGGAATTATTATTCTGGGTGTCAGTTTTGATTCACCAGAGTCACACTGGAAATTTAAAGAGAAACAGAATCTACCCTTTATTTTATTGAGTGACGAGAAAAAAGAAGTGGCAGAGGCTTATGGTGCTTCGGGTGGCCTTTTAGGTTCTCTCATGGCAAAACGATACACGTATCTGATTGACGAACATGGTAAGATTGTTCATATCTTTAAGAAGGTAGACGTAAAAAACCATGCAGCGGAAGTCCTACAAGCATTTTCCGAACATTCCAAAAAATAACCTAGTGCTGCACAGCCGCAACCAAATCAACCTGTTCAATGTAGCTGGAAAACATTAAAGATCTTCCGATCTTTTTTGTTTTACGGTAATTCTTATGGAAAAAGCAATTCCCTATCATTTGTTCTGGAAACATTTTTCTGCTATTCTTTGTTTTCTCAAGACAAAAGCAATTCTCTATTATTTATTTTGGAAACATTTTTCTATCCTTCTTTGTTTACCTTTGTTCTTAAAGAAACAATAATTTCCTATCACCTTTTTTATTATGAATGATCTCTATGAATAAGAAATTCATGTATTTGAGTGTTTGGGCTGCTTTATTTATAAGTGCGTGCTCATCAGATAAAAAAAGTAGCGTTAATCAGGAAAAATACCCTGTAACAAATCCTATCGTGATGGATACGACATATACGCATGATTATGTAGTAAATATACATTCATTACAACACGTAGAGCTAAGAGCCAGGGTTAAAGGATATATCGAAAAAATCCATGTTGACGAAGGTGAAATCGTAAAAGCCGGACAAATTCTTTTTAGCATAAGCCGCCAGGAATATGAAGTGGATTTATTAAAAGCGAAAGCAATGCTGAAAAGCGCCATTGCAGATGTAAAAGCTGCTAAACTGGATTTGCAAAATGTAAAAATACTGGTAGAAAAGAACATAGTCTCAAAAACAGAGCTGGAAATGGCTCAGGCTAAACTGGATGCACTTCAGGCGAAAGTTGATGAGGCTCAATCCCATGAAGCAAGTGCTGAATTGAATCTGTCTTATACAGTAATAAAAGCGCCATTTGATGGAATAATTGACAGAATTCCCAATAAAGTCGGAAGTTTAGTCGATGAAGGAACTCTGTTAACTACTCTTTCAGATAATAAAAAGGTTTTTGCCTATTTCAATGTATCCGAAAAAGAGTATTTAGATTTTACCACACTCTTAGACTCAGGAAAGAAGAATGATGTGGTACTCGTTTTAGCCAACAATCAAATTCACAAGTATAAAGGATGTATCGATACCGTTGCAGGAAAAATTGACAAAAACACAGGAAATATAGCTTTCAGGGCATGTTTTCCTAACCCTGATCTTCTTTTAAGACAGGGTTCCAGTGGTGAAGTCAGGATAATAAAAGAAGAAAAAAACGCTTTAATAATTCCGCAAAAAGCAACTTTTGAAATTCAGGACAAAATATATGTATATACGGTAGAATCCGACAACACAGTAAACATGCGAAGCATTGTTCCAAAGCTTCGCATTCCTCAT contains:
- a CDS encoding tetratricopeptide repeat protein, translated to MVKRLLIAGIIMLLISLPCGIAKEVTSSGDRYFDDGRLDEAIREYEKLLGKNKKQPEIYFKLGNAYCKKGNLEKALEAFNLATQFKPDYADAYQRLSEVSMQIGVPEDELRVCLKKVQKDPNNADSHLQLGLIYYKRNLFDEARREYETAIGLDPRKAEAYFNLGVLYQDFNTHDKAAEMYKKAIEVSPNYDKAHFNLGISYYQMGRVEEAVSAYKRVIEINPKYAEAYVNLGIACFVKGLYSDALEALKKALSQCSNIAKIHYYLGNVYHKMHKTDEAIVEYKKAVEFNPRLVAPHFNLGVIYLKEKMVDQAIKEFTNVIVLDHDYADAYQKRSKAYELKGDRVNAQSDYNSYQHAKSAFARIYKEENVSSYYEGSSPDK
- a CDS encoding tetratricopeptide repeat protein; this translates as MKIYKPLLFLLVVALLCLPIACEKAKNHIEIAHDFVVEEKLDEAVAEYTKAIEANTNLVDAFCGRGDVYLKQGKLEDAAIDFRKAIDINPNHIDAHKKLAETFIQIGAPDDEFQKRFKAIEKEPDNPLSYVDLGVFYHKLEQDIDAIDQYKKALELDPENPYIMFNLGVGYLDMGLYEDAEGIFQKAIEIDPAYDNAHYNLAVSMHKQGKIDEAIKELNKTLEVNPKYSDAYVVFGLIKLKEKKFEEAIAEYNKAMEINPDNLEARYQRAIVFALQERYEDALAENMKVLEKNPKHANAAYNIGVIYHRTDRLDKAMEWYDKIAKKIDPLYEDAYYNRGQIYSMKGDHSKAYSDFITYSYITKWRTGKDPAVVYKQDEIKEMFLSSVPALKGQVKDQELELKSN
- a CDS encoding multiheme c-type cytochrome — protein: MERLKQLLGFIQRRKKLVGFFTIIVLVVFFVTIRKVYHYSETSEFCASCHEMKIHYDSFKASKHHNEHVENCHACHVGPGLKGYAHAKLSDGTHDSLMHSFQAYTDGAFIEIAEDSLEILNGNCVRCHSEGFTKDKSHIEFVLKSTKHRTEGTHGISLKKLTCTDCHLGVVHPHMPGDLFKAYAAKKIKPYGTYEETDCLACHKMATPEVVKEWTKGAHAAKGVTCINCHGNDHRNIAKKRGHVSATTCGECHQNQYVDFRESKHLQGHPVAVPSKFDVISTRLLNIEGCKDCHKLSLTYEFDRIGGSCDACHPSHKFSLEEAKAYDACEKCHIGGPEHSQLNTGKGSIFGKVLELRHQGLITKDLVKCQSCHGPNKSHNFSKSFIPKEIDVLLFGGYGYLKPRTTHQ
- a CDS encoding SUMF1/EgtB/PvdO family nonheme iron enzyme — protein: MNFVYLLILFVMFTASQYNIVLADTVNNEAQNPLPKRESSLKTKENVLKNKLCPECNRIYPGDVNFCSVDGKELAEFTEEDFICPTCKEKANPGEKFCRKDGTQLLSKSSAGKKTSVPDKKIEINLSPDATPEEKMKAAMYHIMEGNRLREELNDFEGALEEYKKAETLKPELPSLHFHMGGVYWKLGNQKEALAHLDKCKALLEAQPSETKLSENHQKTLQDVKIYINKLEKGLKPSEKGQRKELTLAERDERMKKALAENREKWNEMALVPAGKFIMGTLEDEFIPEETPQHEVYLDTYSIDKYEVTNAQYWEFLQYIKSTGDHSKCFPGEPKGKDHTPGTPHTGWDYPYYDYPDYPVTRVDWYDAYAYAAWAGKRLPTEAEWEKAARGTDGRRFPWGNVWDAKRSNVGPDAPLSVGSFEYGASLYGCLDLIGSVSEWCNDWYHPDYYQTSPSVNPKGPETSTGMRVIKGGSLFAPYAYKMRCAVRIFGKPEDRNKSIGFRCVKDHEPETGKTVKEASKKEDKGKEVH
- a CDS encoding multiheme c-type cytochrome gives rise to the protein MHKLLKVTLASALISCGTMGVVANLMTKEAKAVEIITHWVPHEVYGVPGEPDNNGKVFFSGLGAKYMGYPKHENAPPYPGKYSKFWKTLPAYRYYIPDYMYNRDEVRPSNPIKGTFQLEQCIACHSVMTPGIVRDYKKSAHSRAEPSPTGCDTCHGNNHQKLTMPSSKACGTSECHETQYSESGQGGIGSHASCSSFAQVECAWSIERPPGDTAGCTFCHTSSEERCSTCHQRHQFDPKVARKAEQCKTCHWGKDHRDWEAYDIGLHGTVYQVNKWDPKQFDFSKKLADADYVGPTCQYCHMRGGHHNVQRFSTVYTSMGMSMADRGAPIWKEKRDRWASVCDDCHSPRFAKENLQALDESVKDAGLKYRETFKVAEDLVKDGVADPMPKDLCPDWSGQHIWSLKIGAYHDGPEYGGKTGESGEFRMSNCSDIERLCFESVGYFQTYIYKGMAHGSWNDATYSDGSFGMDRWLVNVKQDASQARRLAAIEKKVGITWVPESFWKTGEWLDQLTGPYIVKNHPGKTIFDLCPDPGWLDTHHAPAEEVEYINRKLLELGMKDGKPHHGEGKIDEGARSMGKTH